The following is a genomic window from Sphingomonas sinipercae.
GGCCTGTCGCCCGACACGACGCAAGTGATGCTCGAAGTCGCGTACTTCGCGCCGGACCGCATCGCCCGCACCGGCCAGCAGCTGGCGCTGACCAGCGATGCGCGCACCCGTTTCGAGCGGGGGGTCGATCCGGCGTTCCTCGGCGACGCGCTGGAGATTCTGACCGGCCTGATCCTCGAGCATTGCGGCGGCGAGGCGTCGGAAGCGCTGCATATCGGCAAGCCTCCGCTCGACCAGCCGGAGATCGCCTTCAGGCCCGAGCGGGCGCTTGGCCTGGGCGCGCTCGATGTGCCGGTTGACCGACAGCGCGCGATCCTGCTGTCGCTCGGCTTTGAATTCGTCGGCGACGACCGGGTCCGGGCGCCGAGCTGGCGGCGCGACATCGACGGGACTGCCGACCTGGTCGAAGAAGTACTCCGCATCGAGGGCTATGAGTCCATCCCATCGACCCCGCTTGAGCGCGTAGCTGGCGTGGCCAGGCCCACCGCGACGCCGTCGCAGCGGGTCGAGCGGAAGGTTCGCCGTGCCGCCGCGACGCTCGGCCTGGACGAGGCCGTGACCTGGAGCTTCGTCTCCGAAGCCGAAGCCGCCCCATTCGATGCCGCATGGCGGGTCGCCAACCCGATCAGCGAAGAATTGAAAATCATGCGGCCGTCGCTGCTGCCGGGCCTGGTCGCCGCGGCCCGGCGCAACGCCAATCGCGGTTCGGCGAGCATCCGGCTGGTCGAAATCGGGCGGCGTTACCTCGCCGATGCCGAACGCCCGACGGTGACCTTCATCCTGTCGGGCCAGAAGGCAGATCGGGACTGGCAGTCGGGCAAGGCGCAGCCGTTCGACGCGTTCGACGCGAAGGCGCACGTGCTGGCCTTGCTCGAAGCCGCCGGAGCGCCGGTCGCCAACCTCCAAGTGCTGGCCGACGCTGGGCCCAACTGGCATCCCGGCCGTTCCGCCCGCCTTGGCCTGGGGCCGAAGACGATCCTGGCGAGCTTCGGCGAGCTTCACCCGCAATTGGCCAGGACGCTCGATGCGCCGGCCCCGCTGGTCGCGGGCGAGATCTATCTCGACGCAATTCCGGCGCCGCGCAGTTCGAGCCGCACCCGTGCCCGCTTCGCGCCGCCCGCGCTGCAGCCGGTCACCCGCGATTTCGCTTTCTTCGTGCCGGCCGGGCTGACCGCCGATGCGTTGGCCAGGGCGATCCGCGGCGCCGACAAGGACGCGATCGTATCGGTTCGGCTGTTCGACCGCTTCGAAGGCGGCGAGGGACTGTCGCTTGCCTTCGAAGTCTCGCTGCAGCCGGGCGAGAAGAGCTTCACGGACGAGCAGATCGGCGCAATCTCGCAGCGCATCGTCGCCGCCGCCGAGAAACTTGGCGCCAGGCTACGCGGCTGATTCCAGCGCGTTGATTGCCGAATGCACGCGCCGCTCGATTTCGTCGCGCGGCAAGCCGGCGGGAATGGCGTCGCCAACCACGAAATGGATCGTGCCCGGCTGCTTGACGAGCCCGCGGCCCCACAGCCGGCCGCTGTCCATCGCCACCGGCACGACGGGCAGGCCAAGCGCGCGATAAAGCCCCGCGAAACCGGCGCCCAGCGGCGGCGTCTCCCCCGGCCTGACTCGGGTTCCTTCGGGATAGATCATCACCGGCCGGCCGGCTTCCTTGGCGGCGCGGGCTTCGCGCATCATCGCCCGAAGCGCCTTCGCGCCGGCGTCGCGGTCGACGACGATGACGCCATAGCGGCGGGTCAGCCAGCCGAAGAGCGGGATGTCGGACAATTCGCGCTTCAGCACCACGACCGGCGTTCGCGCGATCCGCATCATTTCCGTGGTTTCGAACATCGACTGGTGCTTGACCGCGATCAGGTAGCCGCCTTCCGGCACCTGTCCTTGCACCGCGACCCGGATGCGCAGCAGGTGCCGCGCGAGCCAGTGATTGAAGTCGCACCAGCCGTGCACCACCCCGCGCATCGGCGCGGTACCGAACAGGCTCGCCGAAATGCCGGCGAGGACGAACAGCGCCGTCCCCGGATAAAAGATCGCCGCGTAGAGGATGGAGCGGAGCAGCCGCACGATCAAAGCTCCAGCAGCACCGCGACCCGGCGCAGGAGATATTTGTTATATTCCGCGAACAGCGTGAGGAACGACGGCTGGGTCCGCGCCGCATCCGGGACGACTTCGTAGCGATCGTCGAGCACGCGGGCGAATTCGTAGCGCGCGCGGCGCATGTGCCAGTCGCTGGTGATCAGCCGGAACGAACGATAGCCATGCTTGTCGAGCCAGCGGCCGGTTTCCTCCGCGTTCGACCTGGTGTCGACGGAGACGCTGTCCAGGTCGACGCAGCAATTGAGCAGCCGGCTCCGCTTCTTCCCCAGCCTTGCCGCCAGGTCGGGCTTGGTCACCGACGGGTCGACCCCTGAAATGAGCAGCCGCCGGGCTTTCTTGGCCAACAGCACGTCCATCGCATGTTCGATCCGGCCGCTGCCGCCGGTCAGCACGACCGCCGCATCGGTCTTGCCCGCGGTGGCGGGACGCCCGAGCGTCACCGCGAACAGGATGAAGCCGAGCGCGTAAAGCAGCAGCAGGAAGGCGAGGAAGCGAGCGATCACAGGTTTTGTCGCAATGCCCTGAGCACCGTCCATCGCGCAACCGCGACCGCCAGGATGACGGCGATGAGGGGCAAGGCGGCAAGCACCGCATATTCGCGCGTGCCGAGCGGCGCCGTGCCGAACATGTCGCCGGCAAAGGCTGCGCCGGAGCCGCCGATCAGCAGGAGGGAAAGCGCGGCGACAAGGCTTCCGGCCACCGCCCCGACCGCTGCATCGAGCCCGATCTTGTGCTGGAACAGCCGCGTCAACTGGCTGTCGGTGGCGCCGATGCCGTGCATCACGTCGATCGTCGGGCGGTGGGTGTCGAAGGCGCCGCGCGCGGCCAGGACGACGGCGGCGGCGGTCGCGAAGAAGATCAGGAGGACCAGCGACAAGGCCAGCCATTGCAGCATCCGAAGCGATCCGAGCAACGGCCGAAGCTCGCTGCTTTCGGCGACGAGCGACGATCCCGGCGCCAGGTCCTGCACCCGTTTCCGAAGCCCGGCGACGTCGGCGCCCGGCCGCAATTGCAGAGTGATCAAAGCGGGCACCGGCAGGTCGGTGACGTTGGCTGCATCGCCCATCCAGCGGCGCAGCGTCTCCCGCATCTCCTGCTCGGGGATCGGCTCTGCAACCACCACTTCCGGCGCCTTGCGCACTGCCCGTGTCGCCGCTTCAAGCTGGCCCGGCGACGGGTCGGCAAGCTGCACGACGACGCGATGCTCGACGCCCTGGGCGATCGCGCCGGCGGCCCGTGACAAGGCCAGCCCGGCGGCCCCGACGACGATCATCGCAAAGACCATGATCGCGACCACCGCCACGCTTGGCAGGTGGAAGCCTTCGAACGGCAACAGCCGGCGTTCGGCGGAGGCGATCATGCCGGCGCCGTCCGGCGCGGCGGGTTCTTCAGGCCCCCGGTCGGGTCATTGAGTGCCCCGCCCTCCAGCCGCAGCCGCTCCGCGCTGGGGTTTGCGGCGATCAGGTTGATGTCGTGGGTGGCGACCACCACTGTCGTGCCAAGCCCGTTGAGCGCGTTGAACAAATGCAGCAGCCTTGACGCCATGTCGGCGTCCACGTTGCCGGTCGGCTCGTCGGCGACCAGCAGCTCCGGCTGGCTGATCACCGCCCGCGCAATCGCGACGCGCTGCTGCTCGCCGCCGGACAGGGTCGCCGGCCGGGCCCCGGCGCGGTCGGCCAGCCCAACCCATTCGAGCATCTCGCGAACCGGCCCGTCGACGTCCCGCTCCGACTTGCCGGCGATGCGCAGCGGCAGCGCGACATTTTCAAAGGCGGTCAGGTGGCGAACGAGGCGGAAGTCCTGGAACACGACGCCGATACGGCGACGAAAACCGGGCAGGTCTTCACGAGGCGCATCGCTCAATTCCTGCCCGAACAGGCGGATCCGACCCCGCGTCGGGCGCTGCGCCAGGTACAGGAGTTTCAGCAACGACGTCTTGCCCGCGCCCGACGGCCCGGTGAGGAAATAGAATCGGCCGCGGTCCAGGCGGAAGTCGAGGTCGCGAAGCACCTCGGCGCCGGTTCCGTAACGCAGGCCAACACTATCGAACTCGACGATCGGCGTCAGTTGACCGGCCCTCCCCAACCATTCTCTCGCACAGCCGACGCCGCCTTGCCAACGCCCGCTCATTCCTGTTTACCCGGAGTACACTCGGAGGGAAGGTACGAGGCGACATGATCCTGACCTGCCCGGCTTGCGGCACGCAATATGCGGTGAAAGACGGCGCCATTCCGCCCCAGGGCCGGAAGGTGCGGTGCGCGTCCTGCGGTGAAAGCTGGCACCAGCAACCCGAAGGCGGCGACGCGGCCGCTCAAGCGGACAATGGCGAAACCGCCCAGGCGGCGGGCGATCCGAAGCCGATGGCAATGGCTCCCGAGGCCGAACCCGCGCCAGCCGCTGGATCGTTCGACGATCCGGCCGCACAACCGGCGGACGACGACGGCCTGGGCTTTTCGACGGTTCCGCCGATC
Proteins encoded in this region:
- the ftsE gene encoding cell division ATP-binding protein FtsE codes for the protein MTPIVEFDSVGLRYGTGAEVLRDLDFRLDRGRFYFLTGPSGAGKTSLLKLLYLAQRPTRGRIRLFGQELSDAPREDLPGFRRRIGVVFQDFRLVRHLTAFENVALPLRIAGKSERDVDGPVREMLEWVGLADRAGARPATLSGGEQQRVAIARAVISQPELLVADEPTGNVDADMASRLLHLFNALNGLGTTVVVATHDINLIAANPSAERLRLEGGALNDPTGGLKNPPRRTAPA
- a CDS encoding cell division protein FtsX, giving the protein MIASAERRLLPFEGFHLPSVAVVAIMVFAMIVVGAAGLALSRAAGAIAQGVEHRVVVQLADPSPGQLEAATRAVRKAPEVVVAEPIPEQEMRETLRRWMGDAANVTDLPVPALITLQLRPGADVAGLRKRVQDLAPGSSLVAESSELRPLLGSLRMLQWLALSLVLLIFFATAAAVVLAARGAFDTHRPTIDVMHGIGATDSQLTRLFQHKIGLDAAVGAVAGSLVAALSLLLIGGSGAAFAGDMFGTAPLGTREYAVLAALPLIAVILAVAVARWTVLRALRQNL
- a CDS encoding YdcF family protein, which encodes MIARFLAFLLLLYALGFILFAVTLGRPATAGKTDAAVVLTGGSGRIEHAMDVLLAKKARRLLISGVDPSVTKPDLAARLGKKRSRLLNCCVDLDSVSVDTRSNAEETGRWLDKHGYRSFRLITSDWHMRRARYEFARVLDDRYEVVPDAARTQPSFLTLFAEYNKYLLRRVAVLLEL
- the pheT gene encoding phenylalanine--tRNA ligase subunit beta encodes the protein MKFSLSWLKAHLDTEADAAALAERMTAIGLEVEAVTDRAEALAPFKVARVLTAQKHPQADKLQVLTVDAGPEINHGAPIQVVCGAPNARAGMVGVFGPPGAYVPGSDMTLKVAAIRGVESNGMMCSVRELQLGDEHDGIIELPADAPIGAAFADFAELNDPVFDVAITPDRADCMGVRGIARDLAAAGAGQLKPLTVPQIEGRFASPIAIRIEDEEGCPAFFGRAIRGVRNGSSPEWMQRRLKSAGQRPISAIVDITNYVMLDLGRPSHAYDVAKLDGALVARRAREGERVLALNEKEYALDPSMTVIADERRVHDIAGIMGGEDSGLSPDTTQVMLEVAYFAPDRIARTGQQLALTSDARTRFERGVDPAFLGDALEILTGLILEHCGGEASEALHIGKPPLDQPEIAFRPERALGLGALDVPVDRQRAILLSLGFEFVGDDRVRAPSWRRDIDGTADLVEEVLRIEGYESIPSTPLERVAGVARPTATPSQRVERKVRRAAATLGLDEAVTWSFVSEAEAAPFDAAWRVANPISEELKIMRPSLLPGLVAAARRNANRGSASIRLVEIGRRYLADAERPTVTFILSGQKADRDWQSGKAQPFDAFDAKAHVLALLEAAGAPVANLQVLADAGPNWHPGRSARLGLGPKTILASFGELHPQLARTLDAPAPLVAGEIYLDAIPAPRSSSRTRARFAPPALQPVTRDFAFFVPAGLTADALARAIRGADKDAIVSVRLFDRFEGGEGLSLAFEVSLQPGEKSFTDEQIGAISQRIVAAAEKLGARLRG
- a CDS encoding lysophospholipid acyltransferase family protein — encoded protein: MRLLRSILYAAIFYPGTALFVLAGISASLFGTAPMRGVVHGWCDFNHWLARHLLRIRVAVQGQVPEGGYLIAVKHQSMFETTEMMRIARTPVVVLKRELSDIPLFGWLTRRYGVIVVDRDAGAKALRAMMREARAAKEAGRPVMIYPEGTRVRPGETPPLGAGFAGLYRALGLPVVPVAMDSGRLWGRGLVKQPGTIHFVVGDAIPAGLPRDEIERRVHSAINALESAA